Sequence from the Toxotes jaculatrix isolate fToxJac2 chromosome 24, fToxJac2.pri, whole genome shotgun sequence genome:
TCTTTTAACAGGGAGATGTGTGCAACTCGCGGCTGGTAAACTACATtttcagcacagaaaacatTGATGTGATTTTCCACCTGGCAGCCAAAACACACGTTGGTGAGCAGCAGTTGTTCACATCAGGGTTTGGCTTATATACCAGGCTGATGTTActgttatttgtttattttttttattgccacaCACTGTGTGGTTTGTTCCCTCAGAGTCCTCGTTTGAATCTCCGGCTAGTTTCCAGCGGGTTAACATCGATGGAACCAGAGTTTTACTGGGAGCTGCCCATAGGGCCCGACACCAGCTGCAGCGCTTCATCTACGTCAGCACTGATGAAGTGTACGGAGCTGGTCTGGACGAGGTCAGTGAAGGGTTTTACTGGGTGGATATAAGGAGTCTGGGTTTGTGGGTTAATGGGTCATTTATTACCTTGAACACTGGGTGTTGGTTGTCTGCAGGTGTTTGATGAGAGCAGTCCAGTGAGGCCCTCCAACCCGTATTCTGCCACTAAAGCAGCTGCAGAGTACCTGGTCAGATCCTACTGGGACAAATTCAaggtaaacatacacacaggcagggGTTTAGTCAGTAAATGACATGAATAATCTGCAGCTATCCTGATAATCAGCTAGCCATTTTcgaagcaaaaaaagtcaaatgattttattatgtttttctcttttctcacatTTGCTTCTGTCGATGCAGTTGGACTTCACGTCcctgaacacatttttttttttcttaaaacgACCAATTTTAGTTTGGAAGAACACTTCTTCCATCTTTTGTTCCTCATGATTCTTTGTGCTCTATTTATCTGTTACCAGTTTCCAATCATTATCACCAGGAGCAACAACATCTACGGGCCCAGGCAGTACACTGAGAAGGTACGGCATCCTGACTAACAGCTGCTGCTAAATTTAGCTTTTATGATTTAACAGGATGGACAGTTTTGTTGCAGAAGTACGGCTCAGTTTTAGTTTATGATCTGATCTTTCAGGTCATTCCAAGGTTTCTCACCTTCTTGCAAATGAACAAGAAATGGTaagtttggtttttattttgaaaaagttTTACTGAGAAACCTTGTAGTTATAATAAAGTGTTTGTAAATAAATCTAGTTTCTCTTCTATGCCGCAGCACCATCCAGGGAACCCTCCCTAAATCCCGCCATTTCTTGTTTGTTAATGATGCCATCAGTGCCTTCTTACTGGTGCTGGAGAAAGGAAT
This genomic interval carries:
- the LOC121177924 gene encoding dTDP-D-glucose 4,6-dehydratase-like, which codes for MDFHRTVLVTGGYGFIGSHLVCSLVNRHPDWRIINLDNLDYCCSPRSLESVEDRVNYTFIRGDVCNSRLVNYIFSTENIDVIFHLAAKTHVESSFESPASFQRVNIDGTRVLLGAAHRARHQLQRFIYVSTDEVYGAGLDEVFDESSPVRPSNPYSATKAAAEYLVRSYWDKFKFPIIITRSNNIYGPRQYTEKVIPRFLTFLQMNKKCTIQGTLPKSRHFLFVNDAISAFLLVLEKGIVGEIYNVGTSCEIPIMQLARELIRMVKNVPDSEVDDWLEFVPDRPQVDLRYPITCEKLQQLGWRAEVSWAEGIRQTVKWYQDNPNFWPDTSEDQGQIRSKLEEAPSK